DNA sequence from the Staphylococcus epidermidis genome:
AGTTTGTCTTGAAACAAACATTTTCTCAGCCAAAAATTCTTGTGAATACCCATCTCTTTCTCTAAATTTTTTGATTTGATTGCTAACATTCATTGCTTTAAACTCCTTAATTATGATTTGAAATCATTTAATATTATTATTAAATCAAATCAGGTTTTCTCTATAAAAGCTATCAAATAGTTTTTGCGATGTCACCTTTATCATTGTCAAAATGCTTTGACATAGTATGATTAAAGGTTTTAATAGACTGACCTTAGGCTAACCTGTTACATGAAAAACAAAAAACGCTCCTCGAAAGGAGCGTTTTTCATATCAATGATATATACGTAAAACTTGATTCAACATCTTTTTAATGTAATTTTCATCCAGAGTTTCAGGTTTAATTAATATATTAAAATAGATGGGTGAGAAGATTAAATCAATAAACAAATCTTGTTCTTCCTCTTGTATGTGCTTACGAACAATCTCTTTTAAAACTTTGCGATTATGATTAAAGTAATTAGTCATAAAAGTTTCTCTAGCTTCCATTTGTTGATGACTAATTAATATTTCAATCACAGCACTACCTAGTTTTGTTTTATAGATATCTTTTATTTTTACTAAAAACTGGAATAAATCATCATATAAATTATCTTGATTATGAATCGCAATATATTGAGATTGTTCAATAAACGCGGACATGATAATTGAAGATTTATCCTTCCAACGTCTATAAATAGTTGCTTTAGAAATACCAGTATTCTCAGAAATTTGATCTATAGTAATATCTCTAAAATGAGTCGTTTCCAATAAACGTTGAATCTCAGTATAAATTTTTTTATTGATTGTTGGATCTTTTGGTCTTCCAGCCATGTTTATCCCTTCTTTTATGTGCTATGAATTCCACAATTTCAAA
Encoded proteins:
- a CDS encoding TetR/AcrR family transcriptional regulator translates to MAGRPKDPTINKKIYTEIQRLLETTHFRDITIDQISENTGISKATIYRRWKDKSSIIMSAFIEQSQYIAIHNQDNLYDDLFQFLVKIKDIYKTKLGSAVIEILISHQQMEARETFMTNYFNHNRKVLKEIVRKHIQEEEQDLFIDLIFSPIYFNILIKPETLDENYIKKMLNQVLRIYH